Proteins encoded together in one Bacteroides ovatus window:
- a CDS encoding DUF5018 domain-containing protein translates to MKKNILYLLLGILALTSSCQDPEYVLPTADRQGITSLTALFTSGPYVDKEAVVYTIADASVDKYVIPMPWYYPENSDNETSEYMKAMRIQAKLAPNCTIEPVLSILDLTKENYFTYTDAQGYKKQICITGERVKSTKCQLLSFSIPSEDITGIIDEDHKTVSLISAEDLSSCLADYSLSAHATMSPDPKTEPLNFNSPVELTVIAHDGVTKQTYTIQKAVPDKIPYGYRKGSETELFKLDMGVIGLPWTGANAPSLAVSGNNLVVCLGDGTTTPAYYNASTGNKIGNVTLGSVSVASLGCMTSDSRGNILLATKATNGKSFSIYKTSSVTTAPTLLTTYTNNTGLDMGTKVSIQGDINTNASIIATCDGTASSGSNKFVRWIITDGVLGSPQVVTVNGVGNWGAPASNTKVVTKGTTAQSDYFLSYYDSNILYWVNGTNNNASKSLEDSDNGNSWAMNNNCLDTRSFNNAQYLVLVCTAHFPQWGGTPCLYMYDVTSDGSFTGTISTSDALSFNPSLSSYNSSDGVAATGDVLLAPTTDGYKLRAYYVDNNCKVIGGYEFDCIDK, encoded by the coding sequence ATGAAAAAGAATATATTATATCTATTATTAGGGATTTTGGCTCTCACGAGTTCTTGCCAGGATCCGGAATATGTGCTTCCTACTGCGGACAGACAGGGAATCACGAGCTTGACTGCACTCTTTACTTCTGGGCCATACGTGGATAAAGAGGCTGTGGTATATACTATTGCAGATGCTTCTGTAGATAAGTATGTAATTCCTATGCCATGGTATTATCCGGAAAATAGTGATAATGAAACTTCAGAATATATGAAAGCGATGAGGATTCAGGCAAAGTTGGCACCAAACTGTACTATTGAACCGGTTCTTTCAATTCTCGATCTGACTAAAGAGAATTATTTCACTTATACAGACGCTCAAGGATATAAGAAACAAATCTGCATCACAGGCGAAAGAGTTAAGTCTACTAAGTGTCAGTTATTAAGTTTCTCAATACCGTCTGAAGACATTACAGGTATTATTGATGAAGACCACAAAACTGTATCTTTAATCTCTGCGGAAGATTTATCTTCTTGCTTGGCAGATTATTCACTGTCGGCTCATGCGACCATGTCTCCGGATCCTAAAACAGAGCCTCTTAATTTTAATTCACCTGTTGAGCTTACAGTGATTGCTCACGATGGAGTGACAAAGCAAACTTATACTATTCAAAAAGCAGTACCGGATAAGATTCCTTACGGATATAGAAAAGGTAGTGAGACAGAATTATTTAAATTGGATATGGGAGTTATCGGCTTACCTTGGACTGGAGCAAATGCACCTTCTTTAGCTGTTTCCGGAAATAATCTGGTAGTTTGCTTGGGTGATGGTACCACAACTCCTGCATATTACAATGCATCTACGGGAAATAAGATTGGTAATGTAACTTTGGGTAGTGTGAGTGTTGCATCTTTAGGATGTATGACAAGTGATAGTAGGGGAAATATATTATTAGCAACGAAGGCTACTAATGGCAAGTCTTTCTCAATCTATAAGACTTCTTCTGTTACGACTGCTCCAACTTTATTGACTACTTATACTAATAATACAGGGTTAGATATGGGTACGAAAGTGTCTATTCAAGGAGATATTAATACTAATGCCTCTATTATTGCTACTTGTGACGGAACAGCCAGTTCAGGTTCCAATAAGTTTGTTCGTTGGATTATAACAGACGGTGTATTGGGAAGTCCTCAAGTAGTAACAGTGAATGGTGTAGGTAATTGGGGAGCTCCCGCATCAAACACTAAAGTTGTGACTAAAGGAACTACTGCTCAAAGTGATTATTTTTTGTCATACTATGATTCTAACATTCTTTATTGGGTGAATGGAACAAATAATAATGCAAGTAAATCTCTGGAAGACTCCGACAATGGTAATTCTTGGGCAATGAATAACAACTGTCTGGATACAAGAAGCTTTAATAATGCACAATATCTTGTATTGGTATGTACAGCTCATTTCCCGCAATGGGGTGGAACTCCATGCTTATATATGTATGATGTAACGTCAGACGGATCATTCACTGGTACAATATCTACTTCAGATGCTCTGTCATTCAATCCTTCACTTTCCTCATACAATTCATCCGATGGTGTAGCTGCAACAGGTGATGTATTGCTTGCTCCGACAACAGATGGATATAAGCTCCGTGCTTACTACGTGGATAACAACTGTAAGGTTATCGGAGGATATGAATTTGATTGTATCGACAAATAA
- a CDS encoding phosphodiester glycosidase family protein encodes MSTKKKMSWLLLLLPFFIACGDDNTDIPDWPWAEPETPTEPVEANPDIVNLGWTNVKDTYGTLPEHINVYKSPETLEGKKAIAYIAVGNMSKATFGVLGEKTGLKKPKEFYEENNSTIVINGGFFYEGSLSLIWRNGEMVCKNNDVTAEDWTNGPFWYPVLAAFCEMNDGSFKSMWTYTTLSNVTYWYSEPSPVKSETTPDENFPSTGTVLNAKTGIGGGPVLLLDGNIKNTYEEEILSDIGATVNRPRSAIGITNDKKMILFVCEGDGMTTGVAGMTTENVANIMKTLGCTDAINLDGGGSSCMLVNGQETIKTSDSSGDERSVASVVTLK; translated from the coding sequence ATGTCAACAAAGAAAAAAATGTCATGGTTGTTATTATTACTACCTTTTTTTATAGCATGTGGTGATGATAACACTGATATTCCGGATTGGCCATGGGCAGAGCCGGAGACTCCAACTGAACCTGTTGAAGCCAATCCTGATATTGTAAATTTGGGCTGGACTAATGTAAAAGACACTTATGGAACTTTACCTGAACATATCAACGTATATAAATCACCGGAAACATTGGAAGGCAAAAAGGCGATAGCTTATATTGCTGTGGGTAATATGAGTAAAGCAACATTTGGTGTATTAGGAGAAAAAACAGGATTGAAAAAGCCAAAAGAATTTTATGAAGAAAATAACTCCACGATTGTAATCAATGGAGGTTTCTTCTATGAGGGTTCATTAAGCCTAATATGGCGTAACGGTGAAATGGTGTGTAAGAACAATGATGTAACAGCAGAAGATTGGACTAACGGTCCATTCTGGTATCCTGTATTAGCTGCATTCTGTGAAATGAATGATGGCTCATTCAAATCAATGTGGACTTACACAACACTATCCAATGTTACTTATTGGTATTCGGAGCCCTCACCGGTAAAATCAGAAACAACTCCTGACGAAAATTTTCCGTCTACAGGAACTGTCTTAAATGCTAAAACAGGAATAGGCGGTGGCCCCGTACTTCTGTTGGATGGAAACATAAAGAATACATACGAAGAAGAAATCTTATCAGATATTGGGGCCACGGTGAACAGACCTCGTTCGGCTATTGGTATCACCAATGATAAGAAAATGATTCTTTTTGTGTGTGAAGGAGATGGAATGACAACGGGAGTTGCCGGTATGACCACCGAAAATGTAGCTAATATCATGAAAACACTGGGATGTACGGATGCTATCAATTTGGATGGCGGTGGTTCCAGTTGCATGTTAGTCAATGGGCAAGAGACTATCAAGACAAGTGACTCCAGCGGAGACGAAAGATCCGTAGCATCAGTAGTCACTCTTAAATAA
- a CDS encoding calcineurin-like phosphoesterase C-terminal domain-containing protein encodes MKIYLLQFFLLIGLGLNLQAQIPSNPIRGKVTCNGTGVPGVVVTDGIDCVLTDQQGQYTLPPNRDVRFIYLSTPSGYLPKTEQTIPLFYQKLNPAKQDIYDFELVRNPQNEINHLFLVQADAQVTSEDDVKAYAKYLQDMKEYIRPYMGKKEVFGIDCGDIVGDTPSLYPSYIDTVSSLEIPIYRAIGNHDMTYGGRTFEYSYRTFESYFGPIYYSLNKGNAHYIVLDNCFYVNRDYQYIGYIDERTFQWLEKDLSYVPKDKLVFVVMHIPSSLQKKLRYNTLDQDETVNTAALYKLLEGYNAHIISGHTHFNVNVCFNDSLMEHNTAAVCGTWWRADINVDGTPRGYGVYEVDGNQVKWLYKSAGYPKEHQLHVYQAGSSDEYPSDIIANVWNWDEQWKVEWYENGKRMGEMQRYKGYDPAAKAICSDKEKVKYEWISPVLTEHLFHATPRNKNAKIEVKVTDRFGNVYTEAVENK; translated from the coding sequence ATGAAAATATATTTATTACAATTCTTTTTATTAATAGGTCTGGGCTTGAATTTACAAGCCCAGATTCCTTCTAACCCTATTCGCGGGAAAGTAACCTGTAATGGGACAGGAGTCCCGGGGGTAGTAGTGACCGACGGAATAGACTGTGTGTTGACTGACCAACAAGGCCAATATACTCTCCCCCCTAATAGGGATGTTCGTTTCATTTATTTATCCACTCCTTCCGGATATTTACCGAAAACAGAACAAACAATACCTTTATTCTATCAGAAGCTGAATCCGGCCAAGCAAGATATTTACGACTTCGAATTGGTAAGAAATCCGCAAAATGAGATCAATCATTTGTTTTTGGTGCAGGCAGATGCGCAGGTTACTTCCGAAGATGACGTAAAGGCTTATGCTAAATATCTGCAAGATATGAAAGAATATATTCGTCCGTATATGGGCAAAAAAGAAGTATTCGGCATAGATTGTGGGGATATCGTAGGAGATACTCCTTCTTTATATCCTTCCTATATAGATACGGTATCATCATTAGAGATTCCCATCTATCGGGCAATTGGTAATCACGACATGACGTATGGAGGGCGTACTTTTGAATATTCTTATCGCACTTTCGAAAGTTATTTCGGTCCTATCTACTATTCATTAAATAAAGGTAATGCTCATTATATCGTGCTTGACAATTGCTTTTATGTCAACCGTGATTATCAATATATAGGTTACATTGATGAACGTACTTTCCAATGGCTGGAGAAAGACCTCTCTTATGTGCCCAAAGACAAACTTGTCTTTGTAGTGATGCACATTCCTTCCAGTCTTCAGAAGAAGCTAAGATATAACACGCTAGATCAAGATGAAACGGTCAATACAGCTGCACTATATAAATTATTGGAAGGTTATAATGCCCACATCATTTCCGGACATACACATTTTAATGTAAACGTATGTTTTAATGACTCATTAATGGAACATAACACAGCTGCCGTATGCGGTACTTGGTGGCGTGCAGATATTAATGTGGATGGTACTCCGAGGGGATATGGGGTATATGAAGTAGACGGGAACCAAGTGAAATGGCTATATAAAAGTGCAGGCTACCCGAAAGAGCATCAATTACATGTATATCAGGCCGGATCATCTGACGAGTACCCTTCCGATATTATTGCTAACGTATGGAACTGGGATGAACAGTGGAAAGTGGAATGGTATGAAAACGGAAAGCGAATGGGAGAAATGCAACGCTACAAAGGATATGATCCTGCAGCCAAAGCAATCTGTTCTGACAAAGAAAAGGTGAAATATGAATGGATTTCCCCAGTTCTTACCGAACATCTATTTCATGCTACTCCCCGTAATAAAAATGCTAAAATAGAAGTGAAAGTAACAGATCGCTTCGGCAATGTGTATACTGAAGCTGTCGAAAACAAATAA
- a CDS encoding alpha amylase family protein, whose translation MRKFLKILILTFLGAVTITSCSDDSDGIPGWPWNDNSTEKPDEPDVAEAKPRYIWIDAAANFPDYANSKENIAKDMEKIKAAGFTDIIVDVRPTTGDVLFNTNVVDQVKRMDVWGNSGYSYYERTETWDYLQAFIEEARIQGLKVNASINTFVGGYLCPYNLGHDGVLFRDESKKGWASVANLADGLTNTMDLLDDETDYGAKFFNPANDDVQNFVLQLLADLAKYDLDGIILDRCRYDDYGLESDFSDISKQKFEEYIGETVANFPADIMAPGTDEIPSDQPVYFKKWLEFRAKVIHDFIVKAREKVKSVNNNIKFGVYVGAWYSTYYTSGVNWASPKYNTSAYYPKWATSDYKNYGYADHLDYIFLGAYASVNNIYGSGEWTMEGFCKNGRELLQGDVPFAGGPDIGNSTGWTDGGQSAKIPDAIDACISNSDGFFAFDLCHVKKYDYWNAFKTGFDKYLESIEE comes from the coding sequence ATGAGAAAATTTCTAAAAATACTAATATTGACTTTCTTGGGAGCAGTTACAATAACCTCCTGTAGTGATGATTCTGATGGAATTCCCGGATGGCCGTGGAACGATAATTCGACAGAAAAGCCGGACGAGCCGGATGTTGCAGAAGCTAAGCCACGATATATTTGGATTGATGCGGCTGCTAATTTTCCTGACTATGCCAATAGTAAGGAAAACATAGCCAAAGATATGGAAAAGATAAAAGCGGCAGGATTCACTGATATTATTGTCGATGTACGTCCCACTACAGGAGATGTATTATTCAATACTAATGTTGTAGATCAGGTGAAACGTATGGATGTATGGGGTAATTCCGGATATAGTTATTATGAAAGGACGGAAACTTGGGATTATTTACAGGCATTTATTGAGGAGGCTCGTATACAAGGATTAAAAGTGAATGCTTCTATCAATACATTTGTAGGAGGCTATTTATGTCCGTATAATTTAGGACATGATGGAGTCTTGTTCCGTGATGAATCAAAAAAAGGATGGGCTAGTGTAGCTAATCTAGCTGACGGGCTAACCAATACGATGGATTTGTTGGACGATGAAACCGATTATGGAGCGAAATTTTTCAATCCCGCTAATGATGATGTACAAAACTTTGTTTTACAGTTGTTGGCCGACTTGGCTAAATATGATTTGGATGGCATCATATTGGATCGTTGTCGTTATGATGACTATGGCTTAGAAAGCGATTTTTCAGATATTTCCAAACAGAAGTTCGAAGAATACATCGGTGAAACTGTAGCAAACTTCCCGGCAGATATTATGGCACCCGGTACGGATGAAATACCTTCTGACCAGCCTGTTTATTTTAAGAAGTGGTTGGAATTCAGAGCGAAAGTTATTCATGATTTCATAGTAAAGGCACGCGAGAAAGTTAAATCTGTCAATAACAATATCAAGTTTGGAGTTTATGTTGGTGCCTGGTATTCAACATACTATACATCAGGCGTGAACTGGGCCAGCCCTAAATACAACACCTCCGCTTATTATCCGAAATGGGCTACTTCCGATTATAAGAATTATGGATATGCGGACCATTTGGACTATATCTTTTTGGGTGCTTATGCTTCCGTGAACAATATATATGGAAGTGGCGAATGGACCATGGAAGGTTTTTGTAAGAATGGACGTGAACTGTTACAAGGAGATGTACCTTTTGCAGGCGGACCAGATATCGGTAACAGTACCGGATGGACTGACGGAGGACAATCTGCAAAAATTCCGGATGCTATTGATGCTTGTATCAGTAATAGTGACGGCTTCTTTGCCTTCGACCTTTGCCACGTTAAGAAATACGACTATTGGAACGCTTTTAAAACAGGCTTTGATAAATATCTGGAATCTATCGAAGAATGA
- a CDS encoding alpha amylase family protein: MLKAKYFILLICFSFLLKTEAKVTLTSIWGDNMVLQQQSEVTFSGTATSGKRVQATASWNNKKIQTNVDAKGEWKLSLQTPVAGGPYSITFSDGEDLTLQNILIGEVWFCSGQSNMEMPVKGFRGQPVFGSQPYIVSANPKRPLRFYTVKNAWSTIPQEAGVDGEWKEASPEDVADFSATAYFFGNQLQQSLDVPVGLIHCSWSMSKIEAWMNKETLSGFPEIALPDVAQKEFGWTAGTPTLLWNAMVNPWKGFPVKGVIWYQGEANTPDPGLYKRLFPAMVSQWRTFFNNPQMPFYYVQIAPWKSEGNDKLDWAWFRQCQLELMSAVPNVGMVTTGDAGSENFIHSPYKIKVGERLAYWALAKTYHRKGIQYSGPIYKSHWVKGNVVEIDFEHGEEGLTPENQNVKGFEIVGTDGIFRPAKAEIINGSSTVKVWNDSINDPIEVRYCFRNYMLGELCNNAAIPASPFRIVIKKKPALMWFDAEANFERFSHKDSIDYYLEKIKSVGFTHAIVDIRPITGEVLYQSQFASQMKEWKGAKAGNFDYLQYFIKKGHELGLEIHASLNVFCAGHNYFDRGMVYSGHPDWASMVYTPDKGIIPITEEKQKYGAMVNPLNEEYRAHILNVLKEVVTKYPDLDGLMLDRVRYDGITADFSPLSREKFEAYIGKKMAKFPEDIFVWKKNTDGKFITQPGKYFQKWMEWRTKNITDFMALARKEVKAANPKVSFGTYTGAWYPSYYEVGVNFASKKYDPAKDFSWATPEYKNYGYAELIDLYATGNYYTDITIEEYKKTNRNIWNETDSQAQAGTWYCVEGSCQHLRQILKDNKFMGGILVDQFYDNPGKLSETIEMNLRRSDGLMVFDIVHIIQKNLWKEVEKGMREGGAL, from the coding sequence ATGTTAAAAGCCAAATATTTTATATTATTGATATGCTTCTCGTTTCTCCTGAAAACAGAAGCGAAAGTAACCCTTACTTCCATTTGGGGGGATAATATGGTGTTACAGCAACAATCGGAAGTTACTTTTTCCGGAACAGCGACTTCGGGAAAACGTGTGCAGGCTACCGCTTCATGGAATAATAAAAAAATCCAAACGAATGTTGATGCAAAAGGTGAATGGAAACTTTCTCTCCAAACACCGGTAGCTGGAGGTCCGTATAGTATTACGTTCTCGGATGGAGAGGACCTCACATTGCAGAATATTTTAATAGGAGAAGTCTGGTTCTGTTCCGGACAGTCGAATATGGAAATGCCAGTGAAAGGATTCCGTGGACAGCCTGTGTTTGGTTCCCAACCATACATTGTATCTGCTAATCCCAAACGTCCACTGCGTTTCTATACTGTAAAAAATGCCTGGAGTACCATTCCACAGGAAGCTGGGGTGGACGGAGAATGGAAAGAAGCCTCTCCGGAAGATGTTGCTGATTTCAGTGCAACTGCCTATTTCTTTGGCAATCAGTTACAGCAATCTTTGGATGTTCCTGTCGGTCTGATACATTGTTCCTGGAGCATGTCAAAAATAGAGGCTTGGATGAATAAAGAGACTTTATCGGGCTTTCCGGAAATAGCATTGCCTGATGTAGCACAGAAAGAGTTCGGGTGGACGGCAGGGACTCCTACATTATTGTGGAATGCAATGGTGAATCCATGGAAAGGATTTCCTGTTAAAGGAGTGATTTGGTATCAAGGTGAAGCAAACACACCCGATCCCGGATTATATAAGAGATTATTTCCTGCAATGGTTTCTCAATGGAGAACATTCTTCAACAATCCCCAAATGCCATTTTATTACGTACAGATTGCACCATGGAAATCGGAAGGCAATGATAAACTGGATTGGGCTTGGTTCCGTCAATGCCAGCTGGAGCTGATGTCAGCTGTTCCAAATGTTGGAATGGTGACCACAGGTGATGCCGGGAGTGAAAACTTTATTCATTCGCCCTATAAGATAAAGGTCGGTGAACGACTGGCTTATTGGGCATTGGCAAAAACGTATCATCGTAAAGGTATTCAATATTCCGGTCCTATATACAAATCCCACTGGGTAAAAGGGAATGTAGTAGAAATAGACTTTGAACATGGTGAAGAAGGATTGACTCCGGAAAATCAAAACGTGAAAGGATTTGAAATAGTGGGGACGGATGGTATATTCCGACCGGCCAAAGCGGAAATTATCAATGGTTCTTCTACTGTAAAGGTCTGGAATGATTCGATCAATGACCCCATAGAGGTACGTTATTGTTTCCGGAATTATATGTTGGGAGAATTATGCAATAATGCGGCTATTCCTGCTTCTCCTTTCCGGATTGTAATCAAAAAGAAACCTGCGTTAATGTGGTTCGATGCCGAAGCTAACTTCGAACGTTTCAGCCATAAAGACTCGATTGACTATTATTTGGAGAAAATCAAATCAGTAGGTTTCACTCATGCAATAGTGGATATACGGCCCATTACGGGAGAAGTACTTTATCAAAGTCAGTTTGCCTCACAAATGAAAGAGTGGAAAGGCGCAAAGGCCGGGAATTTTGATTATTTGCAATACTTCATTAAAAAAGGGCACGAATTGGGGCTTGAGATTCATGCTTCATTAAATGTATTCTGTGCCGGACACAATTATTTCGATCGTGGAATGGTATATAGTGGACATCCGGACTGGGCATCCATGGTATATACTCCCGATAAAGGCATTATTCCGATTACGGAAGAAAAACAAAAATATGGTGCTATGGTTAATCCTCTGAATGAGGAGTATCGTGCGCATATTCTAAATGTACTGAAAGAAGTAGTGACCAAATACCCTGATTTGGATGGCTTGATGCTCGACCGCGTACGCTATGATGGTATAACAGCCGACTTCTCACCGCTTTCACGCGAAAAGTTTGAAGCGTATATAGGTAAGAAAATGGCGAAGTTCCCCGAAGATATTTTTGTTTGGAAGAAGAATACGGATGGGAAGTTTATCACACAACCGGGAAAGTATTTCCAGAAATGGATGGAATGGAGAACGAAAAACATTACTGATTTTATGGCATTGGCACGTAAGGAAGTGAAAGCCGCCAATCCAAAAGTTTCTTTCGGCACATATACCGGAGCTTGGTATCCGTCTTACTATGAAGTGGGAGTTAATTTCGCCAGCAAAAAGTATGATCCGGCTAAAGACTTCAGTTGGGCCACTCCCGAATATAAAAATTACGGATACGCGGAACTGATCGATTTGTATGCAACCGGAAATTACTATACAGACATAACGATAGAGGAATACAAGAAAACGAACCGCAACATCTGGAACGAGACAGATTCGCAGGCTCAAGCCGGTACATGGTACTGTGTAGAAGGTTCCTGTCAGCACTTGCGTCAGATTCTTAAAGACAACAAGTTTATGGGCGGCATCTTGGTGGATCAGTTCTATGATAATCCGGGGAAATTATCCGAAACAATAGAGATGAACCTTCGTCGATCGGATGGACTAATGGTATTTGATATAGTACACATCATCCAAAAGAATCTTTGGAAAGAAGTAGAAAAAGGAATGCGCGAGGGGGGAGCTTTATGA
- a CDS encoding RagB/SusD family nutrient uptake outer membrane protein: MKTKVLSIILLGASLGLGSCSDYLDMTPTDRASDKLVWSKLDYAEQAVNDFYRYIDYLGVYRDGQCLAGMTEALTDQLKYGSYNYMAKCQIPSEIAYGGSVLTVNYVSTYLGNWGTMYEYVRRVNEGINKLKKYASFGQADEERLEAEMRFFRGYLYTDLLKRYKEVIIYDENLDNIKKDMPVSSEADGWNFVYNDLKYAGEHLPVDKTPNGRLTSGAAYAMLSRAMLYAERWDDARIAAEKVMGMGYELEAKEDYSNAFKAGSKEAILQYCYDKSSTVTHDFDGYMVPGGDKALDGNSMTGGFGTPTQEMVESYEYADGSGFPDWSAWHTAEGTTTTPPYAKLEPRFKATILYNGATWKGRPIESFVNGTDGWAAWKTDAKPEGRSTTGYYLRKLVDEAHNFTSIQASTQPWTEIRYAEVLLNHAEACYHLNGYTDKANKDIKDIRNRVGLSYTDKSGDDLMKAIRQERKVELAYEGHYYWDMRRWKLSATAFTGIRLHGMKIEKNANGSFTYIYTECDDKDRNFPTKMYRFPMPQAELDNNGAVTQYAEWQ, encoded by the coding sequence ATGAAAACAAAAGTATTAAGTATCATATTGTTGGGAGCCTCTTTAGGGCTTGGCTCATGTAGTGATTATCTGGACATGACTCCAACAGACAGAGCATCAGATAAACTTGTATGGAGTAAACTCGACTATGCAGAACAGGCAGTCAACGATTTCTATCGCTATATAGATTATTTAGGAGTCTACAGGGATGGACAATGTTTGGCAGGAATGACAGAAGCTCTGACAGATCAGCTTAAATATGGTTCCTACAATTATATGGCTAAATGTCAGATACCTAGTGAAATTGCTTATGGAGGTTCTGTTCTCACAGTGAATTATGTTAGTACTTACCTTGGCAACTGGGGGACGATGTACGAATATGTGCGCCGTGTCAATGAAGGTATCAACAAATTAAAGAAATATGCTTCATTTGGTCAGGCTGATGAAGAACGCTTGGAAGCTGAAATGCGTTTCTTCAGAGGGTATCTCTATACAGATTTATTAAAGCGTTATAAAGAAGTGATTATATACGATGAGAATCTGGATAATATAAAAAAGGATATGCCAGTTAGTTCGGAAGCCGACGGATGGAATTTTGTATATAATGATCTAAAATATGCCGGTGAACATTTGCCTGTTGATAAAACTCCTAACGGACGTTTAACTAGCGGAGCTGCTTATGCAATGTTATCGAGAGCTATGTTGTATGCGGAAAGATGGGATGACGCTCGTATTGCAGCTGAAAAGGTGATGGGAATGGGTTATGAATTAGAAGCAAAAGAAGACTATTCAAATGCCTTTAAAGCAGGAAGCAAAGAAGCCATTCTACAATATTGTTATGATAAGAGTTCCACTGTGACTCATGACTTTGATGGATATATGGTTCCTGGAGGTGATAAAGCGCTCGACGGCAATTCCATGACCGGAGGATTCGGTACCCCGACACAAGAAATGGTTGAATCGTATGAATATGCAGATGGTAGTGGCTTCCCCGATTGGAGTGCATGGCATACTGCTGAAGGTACTACAACGACTCCTCCTTATGCCAAATTGGAACCACGTTTTAAAGCTACCATTCTCTATAATGGAGCAACATGGAAAGGCAGACCGATAGAATCTTTCGTAAACGGTACTGATGGTTGGGCTGCATGGAAAACAGATGCCAAACCGGAAGGACGTTCTACTACCGGGTATTATTTACGTAAACTGGTAGATGAAGCTCATAATTTTACTTCCATACAAGCCAGTACACAGCCATGGACAGAAATTCGTTACGCAGAGGTATTACTGAATCATGCAGAAGCATGTTATCATCTGAATGGCTATACGGATAAGGCAAATAAAGACATAAAAGATATTCGTAACAGAGTGGGATTGTCTTACACAGACAAAAGTGGGGATGATTTAATGAAAGCCATCCGTCAGGAACGCAAAGTAGAACTTGCTTATGAAGGACATTATTATTGGGACATGCGTCGTTGGAAATTATCTGCGACAGCATTTACCGGTATTCGTCTTCATGGAATGAAAATAGAGAAAAATGCAAATGGGTCTTTCACTTACATTTATACAGAATGTGATGATAAAGATCGTAATTTCCCGACTAAGATGTATCGTTTCCCAATGCCACAGGCAGAGTTGGACAATAACGGTGCGGTAACTCAATATGCAGAATGGCAATAA